The Stenotrophomonas indicatrix DNA segment GGGCACCCCGCAATACCCCATGTGCGGCTATTCCAGCCGCGCCGTGCAGGCCTTGATGGCCGCGGGCGCCGCGTCGCTGCGCACGGTCAATGTGCTGGAAGAGCCCGAGATCCGCGCCAACCTGCCGCGCTTCTCCAATCTGCCCACCTTCCCGCAGTTGTTCATCAACGGTGAGTTGATCGGCGGCTGTGACATCGTCATGGAACTGTTCGAAGCCGGCGAGCTCAAGCGCATCGTCGAAGAGGCTGCGCAGGGATGAGCGCCTGGCCATCGACGTCACCGGCAGACGGGGCGCTCGATGGCCGCCCGTTGCAGGGTCGCGTGGTGCTCGTTGCCGGTGCCGGTGGTGGGCTGGGGAGTGCCGCCGCTGTTGCTGCCGCCGAGGCGGGAGCGACCGTGGTCCTGTTGGGGCGCAAGCCACGCCGGCTGGACCGGGTCTATGCCCAGGTGCAGGCGGTCGGGCCGGAACCCCTGTTGTACCCGTTGGACCTTGAAGGTGCAGGTCCTGACGACTATGCCGAGCTGGCCCAGGCCGTGGCGCAGGAGCTGGGACGGCTTGATGGCCTGCTGGTCTGTGCAGCGCACTTTCCCGGCCTGACCCCGTTCGAGCTGGCCGACCCGGCCAGTTTCGCCCGCGCCGTGCACGTTACCCTGACCGCTCCGGCCTGGCTGGCCCAGGCCTGCCTGCCGTTGCTGCGGCAGCGTGAAGACGCGGCGCTGGTGTTCACCGTGGATGCCGTGGAGCGGGTGGGGCAGGCTTACTGGGGCGGCTACGGCGCCGCCCAGCATGGCCTGCGCGGGCTGATCGGCAGCCTGCATGACGAGCTGGCCCGCAGCCCGGTGCGGGTAAGTGGCCTTTACCCCGGCCCCTTGCGTACCGCCCTGCGGGCGCGGGCCTATTCGATCGACCAAGACCCGGCCGCACGTGGCCCGGAGGCCGCCGCTGCAGCGGCCGTGACCCTGTTGTCCGCCGCTGGACAGGCGTGGCGGGGGCAGGTGCTCGATGCGGGCAATCCGCCATCGATGAGTGAAGACGTTCGTAAAGCGGAATGAAGATCCCGTCACGATAGCGTTGCGATCCGGTGCCGTTTGTCGCACAACCGTCACATTGAAAGCGTAGCGTGTTAATCTAGTGTTAACCGTTGCGGCAGCTGCCGTTCACGGTAGGGAACCCCAGATAAATGTCCGAACAGCCGCCCGCAAGGCTGCTTGGATGCGCTTTTTTTCCGCCATCGCCAACTCGCATCGAGGCTACCGAACAATGACTCACCCATTCCGGATGTCCAAGCTCACCCTTGGTCTCGTGGCTGCGCTCGCCGCCGCTCCCGCCTTCGCCCAGAGCACCTCTGCCGGTGTCGGCGGCCAGGTCGTGTCCCGTGCCGGCCAGCCCGTCGCCGGTGCTGAAGTCACCATCACCCACACCGAGTCGGGCACCGTTTCGCGTGCGACCACCGATGCGGCGGGTCGTTACAACGCGCGCGGCCTGCGCGTGGGTGGTCCGTACTCGATCACCATCACCAAGTCCGGTGAAGGCACCAAGACCGAAGATGGCGTCTACCTGGGCGTGAACCAGACCGGCACCATCAATGCCACCCTGGCCGGCGACCTCGCCGCGACCAACCTGGACACCGTGCAGGTCACCGCTGTCGGCGGCGGCTCGGAAGTGTTCAGCGCCACCAAGATGGGTTCGGGCACCAACATCAGCCAGCAGCAGATCGAAGTTGCGCCGTCCATCGGCGGCAACATCCAGGATCTGATGCGTCTGGATCCGCGCGTGACCTTCATCGATCGCGCCTCGGGCTCGATCTCGGCCGGCGGCCAGAACCCGCGTTTCAACTCGATCAACATCGACGGCGTCTCGGCCAGCGACACCTTCGGTCTGGAAGGCAACAACATGCCGACCCGCCGCCAGCCGGTCGCGATGGAAGCCATCGAAGCGCTGGACATCAACCTGTCCAACTACGACGTCAGCATCGCTGCCGCCGCCGGTGCCACCGTCAACGCGGTGACGAAGTCGGGTACCAATGAATTCCACGGTTCGGTGTACGGCACCTACCGTGACGGCGACTGGTTCGGTGACAACCCGGAAGGCCAGCCGTTCAAGGGCTTCACCAAGGAAGAAACCTACGGCATGACCTTGGGCGGTCCGATTATCAAGGACAAGCTGTTCTTCTTCGCCAACTACGAAAAGTTCAAGCAGGCCGCGCCGGGCGCCGACCTGAGTGGCACCGCGCTGGGCAAGGCCAACGCGCAGTTCACCATGGCCGACGTGACCCGCGCGCAGCAGATCGCGCAGGGCTACGGCATCAACGCCGGTGGCCTGGAAAGCAACGGCGACACGGAGATGGAAGAGTACGCGCTGAAGCTGGACTGGAACATCAGCGAAAACCACCGTGCCAACATCCGTTACAGCAAGATCGACCAGAGCAAGCTGCGCATCAACGGCATGACCACCAGCTCTGCCTCGCTGAGCTCGTACTGGTACCAGCATGACAAGACCAACGAGAGCTACGTCGCCCAGCTGTTCAGCGACTGGACCTCGAACTTCTCGACCGAACTGAAGGCCTCGTACCGCGAGTACTCGGCGATCCGCAACGTGTCCACCGATGCGCCGAGCATCCGCATCTTCTTCGGCGGCAACCAGGGTTCGCCGTCGGGTGACTCGCTGTACCTGGGTACCGAAGTCAACTCGCAGAACAACATCCTGGAAACCAAGGCGTGGAACTACTACGCCGCCGGTACCTGGACCCTGGGCAACCACGATGTCAAGTTCGGTGCGTCGTACGACACCAACGACATCTACAACTACTTCGGCGCCAACTCGTGGGGTGCCTACACCTTCTACGGTCTGGACAACTTCGCCGCTGGCCGCTGGAGCAGCTACAACTACAACCCGGAGCGCACCCCGGGCTCGATTCCGGCTGACTACAAGTTCAGCAACCTGGCCCTGTTCGTGCAGGACACCTGGTATGTCAACAACAATCTGACCCTGACCCTGGGCGTGCGTGGCGACCGTGCTGACACCAGCCCGGCCCCGGCTTACAACGCTGCAGCGTCGACGTTCTTCGGTCGCAACAACAGCGATGTGCTGAGCAACAAGTTCCTGATCCAGCCGCGCTTCGGTTTCAACTACACCTTCGACAGCGAGCGCCCGACCCAGCTGCGCGGTGGCGTGGGCCTGTTCCAGGGTGATGCCCCGCAGGTGTGGCTGAGCAACAGCTATTCGGCGACCGGCTTCAACAACTCGGTCTACGCGTACACCTCCAACAACCCGGCGCTGCCGTTCAACCCGAACAAGGACAGCCAGCCGGTCCCGACCACCCCGGGCTCGAACCGTCAGAACGTCAACTTCGTCGGCAGCGACTTCAACATGCCGTCGGTGTACAAGGCCAACCTGGCCTTCGACCATGAGACCCCGTGGTACGGCATCGTGGCTTCGGCCGAGCTGCTGGTCACCAAGGTCAAGGACGCGCTGTACTACAAGAACCTGAACCTGGGTCCGGTGCAGCAGCTGGGTCCGGACGGCCGTGCGCTCTACTACGCAGCGGCACGCAACGGCAACCTCTGGACCAATAACGACGCACGCGCCGGGCGTAATGGTGCCTACGACTCGGTGTACGAAATCGCCAACACCGACAAGGGCCGTACCTCGCAGTTCACCGTGTCGTTGAGCAAGCCGTGGTCGGAAGCCAGCGACTGGTCCTGGAACATCGGCTACACCTACACCGACGCCACCGAAGTGGGCTCGCTGACCAGCTCCACTGCCAGCTCGGGCTGGGGCTACCAGTACGCCTTCAACGCCAACAGCGAAACCGAGAACACCTCGCGCTACGAGATCCGCGACCGCCTGTCGGGCTCGCTGAACTGGAAGCACAAG contains these protein-coding regions:
- the grxD gene encoding Grx4 family monothiol glutaredoxin, whose translation is MAVMQQIQAEVDRYPLVLFMKGTPQYPMCGYSSRAVQALMAAGAASLRTVNVLEEPEIRANLPRFSNLPTFPQLFINGELIGGCDIVMELFEAGELKRIVEEAAQG
- a CDS encoding carboxypeptidase regulatory-like domain-containing protein; its protein translation is MSKLTLGLVAALAAAPAFAQSTSAGVGGQVVSRAGQPVAGAEVTITHTESGTVSRATTDAAGRYNARGLRVGGPYSITITKSGEGTKTEDGVYLGVNQTGTINATLAGDLAATNLDTVQVTAVGGGSEVFSATKMGSGTNISQQQIEVAPSIGGNIQDLMRLDPRVTFIDRASGSISAGGQNPRFNSINIDGVSASDTFGLEGNNMPTRRQPVAMEAIEALDINLSNYDVSIAAAAGATVNAVTKSGTNEFHGSVYGTYRDGDWFGDNPEGQPFKGFTKEETYGMTLGGPIIKDKLFFFANYEKFKQAAPGADLSGTALGKANAQFTMADVTRAQQIAQGYGINAGGLESNGDTEMEEYALKLDWNISENHRANIRYSKIDQSKLRINGMTTSSASLSSYWYQHDKTNESYVAQLFSDWTSNFSTELKASYREYSAIRNVSTDAPSIRIFFGGNQGSPSGDSLYLGTEVNSQNNILETKAWNYYAAGTWTLGNHDVKFGASYDTNDIYNYFGANSWGAYTFYGLDNFAAGRWSSYNYNPERTPGSIPADYKFSNLALFVQDTWYVNNNLTLTLGVRGDRADTSPAPAYNAAASTFFGRNNSDVLSNKFLIQPRFGFNYTFDSERPTQLRGGVGLFQGDAPQVWLSNSYSATGFNNSVYAYTSNNPALPFNPNKDSQPVPTTPGSNRQNVNFVGSDFNMPSVYKANLAFDHETPWYGIVASAELLVTKVKDALYYKNLNLGPVQQLGPDGRALYYAAARNGNLWTNNDARAGRNGAYDSVYEIANTDKGRTSQFTVSLSKPWSEASDWSWNIGYTYTDATEVGSLTSSTASSGWGYQYAFNANSETENTSRYEIRDRLSGSLNWKHKFFGDYETKVGLVYEGRSGRPYSYVYVNDANGDSRSANDLFYVPNRGDVLFGDINKDTGRFTANPEMEKSFYEWLAANPQLAKYAGSYAPANQFRTGWINTFDIRISQQLPGFMKGHKSEVWLDIQNVGNMLNKKWGNIYDYGFFADARVATLQGMKDGKYVYNFRGADLPAVANNDADGFDVGVSQWSLQLGFRYQF
- a CDS encoding SDR family NAD(P)-dependent oxidoreductase, which translates into the protein MSAWPSTSPADGALDGRPLQGRVVLVAGAGGGLGSAAAVAAAEAGATVVLLGRKPRRLDRVYAQVQAVGPEPLLYPLDLEGAGPDDYAELAQAVAQELGRLDGLLVCAAHFPGLTPFELADPASFARAVHVTLTAPAWLAQACLPLLRQREDAALVFTVDAVERVGQAYWGGYGAAQHGLRGLIGSLHDELARSPVRVSGLYPGPLRTALRARAYSIDQDPAARGPEAAAAAAVTLLSAAGQAWRGQVLDAGNPPSMSEDVRKAE